A portion of the Cryptomeria japonica chromosome 5, Sugi_1.0, whole genome shotgun sequence genome contains these proteins:
- the LOC131054714 gene encoding chaperone protein dnaJ 6 isoform X2 has product MHLVFRRSHSRNSLKLPLVFPHFAARFAFDCCIHRMAKPKKSNRQQNAASEEEGSGSHPENVTPDTTQGSLYQVLGVERIASQQEIKKAYHRLALQLHPDKNQNDENANEKFQKLQKVMSILGDPEKRKLYDETGCVDDQDLAGDAVQNLCDFLRTLYKEVTEQDILDFEAKYRGSEEEKKDLLDLYTKFKGKMDRVFDWLMCCEPKLDNHRFKDIIDAAIEAGQVKEWKAYRQWGAEVDKTQTPRSPLKRPARKGAAEADLMALISQRQTDRKQKVDSMFSSLVAKYGGSSDQPEEPTEEEFEATRQKMEAQKQSKNKSKRKQTKAR; this is encoded by the exons ATGCATTTAGTATTTAGAAGGAGCCATTCAAGGAATTCTCTCAAATTGCCTTTGGTATTTCCACATTTTGCAGCGCGTTTTGCATTTGATTGCTGCATTCACAGAATGGCAAAGCCGAAGAAGAGTAATAGACAGCAAAATGCGGCCTCAGAGGAGGAAGGAAGTGGCTCACACCCTGAAAACGTCACCCCTGATACTACACAAGGCAGCCTTTATCAG GTGCTTGGAGTGGAGCGGATTGCATCTCAACAGGAAATTAAAAAGGCCTACCACAGGTTGGCATTACAGCTGCATCCTGACAAAAATCAAAATGACGAG AATGCCAATGAAAAGTTCCAGAAATTGCAAAAAGTAATGTCAATACTTGGAGATCCAGAGAAGAGAAAACTTTATGATGAGACTGGTTGTGTTGATGACCAG GACCTTGCTGGGGATGCAGTTCAGAATCTATGTGATTTTCTCAGGACGTTGTATAAAGAG GTCACTGAGCAAGACATTTTAGACTTCGAAGCAAAATATAGAGGGTCGGAGGAGGAAAAAAAAGATCTTCTAGATCTCTATACAAAGTTCAAAGGCAAAATGGATAG AGTCTTTGATTGGCTGATGTGCTGTGAACCGAAGTTGGATAACCATCGCTTTAAGGATATAATTGACGCAGCAATAGAAGCAG GACAAGTGAAGGAATGGAAAGCATATCGTCAATGGGGTGCAGAAGTGGACAAAACTCAGACGCCTCGCAGCCCTCTCAAACGCCCAGCCAG GAAAGGAGCTGCTGAAGCAGACCTCATGGCACTCATATCCCAACGGCAAACTGACAGGAAACAGAAAGTGGATTCAATGTTTTCATCACTTGTAGCAAAATATGGAGGTTCTAGTGACCAACCtgaagaaccaacagaagaagaatttgaagctaCACGTCAAAAGATGGAGGCTCAGAAGCAGTCCAAAAACAAATCAAAGCGCAAGCAAACTAAAGCCAGGTGA
- the LOC131054714 gene encoding chaperone protein dnaJ 6 isoform X1, producing MHLVFRRSHSRNSLKLPLVFPHFAARFAFDCCIHRMAKPKKSNRQQNAASEEEGSGSHPENVTPDTTQGSLYQVLGVERIASQQEIKKAYHRLALQLHPDKNQNDENANEKFQKLQKVMSILGDPEKRKLYDETGCVDDQDLAGDAVQNLCDFLRTLYKEVTEQDILDFEAKYRGSEEEKKDLLDLYTKFKGKMDRVFDWLMCCEPKLDNHRFKDIIDAAIEAGQVKEWKAYRQWGAEVDKTQTPRSPLKRPARKRKGAAEADLMALISQRQTDRKQKVDSMFSSLVAKYGGSSDQPEEPTEEEFEATRQKMEAQKQSKNKSKRKQTKAR from the exons ATGCATTTAGTATTTAGAAGGAGCCATTCAAGGAATTCTCTCAAATTGCCTTTGGTATTTCCACATTTTGCAGCGCGTTTTGCATTTGATTGCTGCATTCACAGAATGGCAAAGCCGAAGAAGAGTAATAGACAGCAAAATGCGGCCTCAGAGGAGGAAGGAAGTGGCTCACACCCTGAAAACGTCACCCCTGATACTACACAAGGCAGCCTTTATCAG GTGCTTGGAGTGGAGCGGATTGCATCTCAACAGGAAATTAAAAAGGCCTACCACAGGTTGGCATTACAGCTGCATCCTGACAAAAATCAAAATGACGAG AATGCCAATGAAAAGTTCCAGAAATTGCAAAAAGTAATGTCAATACTTGGAGATCCAGAGAAGAGAAAACTTTATGATGAGACTGGTTGTGTTGATGACCAG GACCTTGCTGGGGATGCAGTTCAGAATCTATGTGATTTTCTCAGGACGTTGTATAAAGAG GTCACTGAGCAAGACATTTTAGACTTCGAAGCAAAATATAGAGGGTCGGAGGAGGAAAAAAAAGATCTTCTAGATCTCTATACAAAGTTCAAAGGCAAAATGGATAG AGTCTTTGATTGGCTGATGTGCTGTGAACCGAAGTTGGATAACCATCGCTTTAAGGATATAATTGACGCAGCAATAGAAGCAG GACAAGTGAAGGAATGGAAAGCATATCGTCAATGGGGTGCAGAAGTGGACAAAACTCAGACGCCTCGCAGCCCTCTCAAACGCCCAGCCAG GAAAAGGAAAGGAGCTGCTGAAGCAGACCTCATGGCACTCATATCCCAACGGCAAACTGACAGGAAACAGAAAGTGGATTCAATGTTTTCATCACTTGTAGCAAAATATGGAGGTTCTAGTGACCAACCtgaagaaccaacagaagaagaatttgaagctaCACGTCAAAAGATGGAGGCTCAGAAGCAGTCCAAAAACAAATCAAAGCGCAAGCAAACTAAAGCCAGGTGA